A DNA window from Impatiens glandulifera chromosome 7, dImpGla2.1, whole genome shotgun sequence contains the following coding sequences:
- the LOC124910215 gene encoding homeobox protein BEL1 homolog gives MAGQGGGDQEIKYCFSGNPIQTHHLVDQLQTFDHNSSEIYTTLAAATSVDKSNNSLWKGLFFSGVHGGQSSSSKPNQGQFYDHHESTLHMVVSPDDHDDDETSNSVEPWQQQQQQHVVFPCEGNERPSQGLSLSLCPTNPSAIGLQSFELRRQQQQQQQDLIRFVPSDDHDHGQSTFFPKPMNNNNNNNNGLIHQQQQHHGQFDQIRNSKYLIPAQDLLNEFCNLGTNGQQPNKTLRTTTFNSKPHKSDHDDDHHVFYTSNSKKPSTLYSLDLLDLQKRKSKLLSILEQLDRRYRHYCDQMKAVVSSFESVAGNGAASVYSTMASKAMSKHFRCLRDGIVGEIKATKKAMGEKDIAAPGTTKGETPRLRVLDQTLRQQKAFQQMTLMETHPWRPQRGLPERSVSVLRAWLFEHFLHPYPSDVDKHILARQTGLSRSQVSNWFINARVRLWKPMVEEMYTEELREAQLEPKPGSPAAPEDDNRKPVASGQLTRIDSECLSSVINNGELGKNQMSFGNAFGAVELDFSTYAAAAAAAGGSSGGGGGGVSLTLELQQHHHGGGGGNGVSLAFSPAAGQSSLFYSREQMEDCQPVQYLLEGDQGQNLPYRFLMGAQLLNDLAG, from the exons ATGGCTGGTCAAGGAGGAGGAGATCAAGAGATCAAGTATTGTTTTTCCGGGAATCCGATTCAAACCCATCATTTAGTTGATCAGTTACAAACCTTCGATCATAACTCATCGGAGATCTACACTACCTTAGCCGCCGCCACTTCTGTCGACAAATCTAATAATTCTCTATGGAAGGGACTATTCTTCTCCGGCGTCCATGGGGGTCAGTCCTCTTCATCCAAACCTAACCAGGGTCAGTTCTATGATCATCATGAGTCAACCCTACATATGGTTGTTTCACCAgatgatcatgatgatgatgagactaGTAATTCGGTTGAACCTTGGcagcagcaacaacaacaacatgtCGTGTTCCCTTGTGAGGGTAACGAAAGGCCAAGTCAAggactttctctctctctttgcCCAACAAATCCATCCGCTATTGGACTACAGTCTTTTGAGTTGAGACGACAACAACAACAGCAGCAGCAGGATCTGATCAGGTTTGTCCCTTctgatgatcatgatcatggtCAGTCGACGTTCTTTCCAAAGCCCatgaacaataataataataataataatggtttaattcatcaacaacaacaacatcacgGACAGTTTGATCAGATCAGGAATTCAAAGTACTTGATTCCTGCACAAGATCTGTTGAATGAGTTCTGTAACCTTGGGACCAACGGCcaacaacctaataaaacattAAGGACGACCACTTTTAATTCTAAGCCCCACAAGTCTGATcatgatgatgatcatcatgTCTTCTACACTTCTAATTCCAAAAAGCCTTCAACTTTGTACTCTCTTGACCTTCTTGACCTCcagaaaagaaaatcaaagcTTCTTTCCATTCTTGAACAg ttGGACAGGAGATACAGACACTACTGTGATCAAATGAAGGCGGTGGTTTCATCATTTGAGTCGGTGGCTGGAAACGGAGCTGCTTCAGTTTACTCAACAATGGCATCAAAGGCTATGTCTAAGCATTTTAGATGTTTGAGAGATGGGATTGTTGGAGAAATTAAAGCCACAAAGAAAGCTATGGGAGAAAAAGACATTGCTGCCCCTGGAACAACCAAAGGTGAGACTCCTAGACTAAGAGTGTTGGATCAAACTCTACGACAGCAAAAGGCTTTTCAACAGATGACCTTGATGGAAACTCATCCATGGCGTCCACAACGTGGCCTTCCTGAAAGATCCGTTTCTGTTCTAAGGGCGTGGCTATTCGAGCATTTTCTTCACCC ATATCCAAGTGATGTTGATAAACACATACTAGCTCGTCAAACTGGTCTTTCAAGAAGTCAG GTTTCTAATTGGTTTATCAATGCTAGAGTTAGACTATGGAAGCCAATGGTTGAAGAAATGTACACTGAAGAGTTAAGGGAAGCACAGTTGGAACCCAAACCGGGTTCCCCGGCGGCGCCGGAAGATGATAATCGGAAACCTGTTGCGTCCGGTCAGCTGACACGTATTGATTCAGAGTGTTTATCATCCGTCATCAACAATGGGGAATTGGGTAAGAATCAAATGAGTTTTGGGAATGCGTTTGGTGCTGTAGAGTTGGATTTCTCTACTTATGCTGCTGCTGCGGCGGCGGCAGGGGGAAGtagcggcggcggcggaggtGGGGTGTCTTTGACACTTGAGTTGCAGCAGCACCACCACGGCGGCGGAGGAGGAAATGGGGTGAGCTTGGCTTTCTCGCCGGCGGCGGGGCAAAGTTCATTATTTTATTCGAGGGAACAAATGGAAGATTGCCAGCCGGTTCAGTACTTGTTGGAAGGAGATCAAGGACAGAATTTGCCTTATAGGTTTCTGATGGGTGCACAGTTGCTAAATGACTTAGCCGGCTAG